GGCTTCAACGTCATCGCGACAGCGAACAACCGAGACAAAGGCGTCAACGATTTATCGAGCGCGTTGACTCGCCGATTCAATACTGTCGTCCTGCCTGTTCCGGACTCTTTCGAGCAGGAAGTAGAAATTGTTCAGCGTCGATCAGAGCAACTCGGACGCGCGTTGGAACTCCCGGTCGAAGTTCCTGCGTTGGACGAAATCCGCAGGGTTGTCACGATCTTTCGTGAACTGAGGAACGGCGTTTCCGCTGACGGCAAAACGAAACTCAAGTCACCATCGGGAACACTTTCCACCGCAGAGGCAATCTCCGTCGTTTCGAGTGGCATGGCGATGTCCGCGTATTACGGCGACGGTTCCCTGAAAGCCGGGGATATCATCTCAAGCTTGACCGGAGCCATCGTCAAAGATCCTGTACAAGACCTGATCGTCTGGCAGGAGTATCTGCAGGCGATTGTTAGAGAGCGAGAGGGATGGAAAGATCTGTATCGCGCCAGTCGCGAAAGTCTTTGACAGCGATTACAATCGCAATCGTACAAATGTACGCAAAAGCGAATCGCCTGAAAGAGAAAGTGAACTGATGAGCCTGAAGACTCGCGTGATTCTTACCGTCATTCTCGTTTTCGCCCTTCCCGCACTGGCGTTTGCCGGTCTCTATATCATGAGCGAAGGAAATGCTCGCACGGCTGAGAAATTCGCACAGCCGCTCGGATCTGCAACGGCGGTCGTGCTCTCATTAATACTGGCTGTCATCTGGATTCCGTTTGCTTTCGCTGCGGGTAAGAAGACCGGAAAATCGGTTGCAAAACGTAAGAAGAGATCGGCGAAACGGTGAATCGTATTCAGGTGTTCGGCATTCGGCATCACGGTCCCGGATGCGCTCGAAGCTTGTTATCTGCGTTTCAGGAATGGGGTCCTGATGTCGTGCTGATGGAAGGACCAGCCGACGCCGAACCTTCTCTCGAGTTAATTCAAACTGGCGAAGTCATTCCCCCTGTGGCCATGCTTGTGTATCCCAAGCAGCAGCCGCGACGATCTATCAGCTACCCGTTCGCTGTTTTTTCTCCGGAATGGCAAGCGCTTCAATGGGCCAACGAACAGAGTGTGCCGGTGCGACTGATCGATTTGCCGATGTCTCATCGATTGGCCCTCGACGAAGCAGAATCATCGCCTGATCAACCTGAAGACGATCAAGAACAAGCTGGCGATGACTCCACCGAGAGCGAACCAGCTTGGCGGGCGGACCCGATCGCAATTCTCTCAAACGCTGCGGGCTATTCCGATCCCGAGTTGTGGTGGGATGAACAGATTGAACGCCGGCAGGATGCTCGACAACTCTTCGAAGCGATTCAGGAAGCAATGCGGTCAGTCCGAGACGAATTCCCTGAAACGCGAGAGGCTGATCTGCTTCGAGAAGCGTTCATGCGAAAAACGATTCGTCGGGCTCTGAAGGAAGACTTTCAGCGGATCGCCATTGTCTGTGGAGCCTGGCATTGCCCGGTTCTCGATGAAGATGCCTTGAAAGGAAAGGTCCCCGGCTGTCGCGTCAAAGATGATCAAGCTCGACTGAAAGGCCTCCCCAAGCTGAAGACCACGTCGACCTGGATTCCCTGGACTTACGACCGGCTCGCGTATCGAAGTGGCTATGGAGCAGGAATCCGATCTCCCGGCTGGTATGAGCATGTCTGGAACTATGGGGATCACGCACCTCGCAGCTGGTTAACAAATGCTGCGCGATTGCTTCGCAGAAAGGAATTCGATGCCGCCCCTGCCAACATTGTCGAAGCGCTGAGATTGGCAGAGAGTCTCGCTGCGATTCGAGAACGTCCAAGTGCTGGCCTCGCGGAACTTAATGAATCGATCCTCGCGGTCCTCTGTCACGGAAACACCGCCCCGCTTCAACTCATTCGGGAAGAACTCGAAATCGGGGACCGACTCGGTTCCGTTCCGATCGAAACACCAACGGTCCCGCTGGCCGAGGACCTCGCACGACTTCAGAAATCTCTGCGGCTGAAACCAACTGTGGAGAAGAAAATTGTCGATCTTGATTTGCGAAAGCCAATCGGATTGCAACGCAGCCAGCTACTCAATCGCCTGAATATCCTCGGAATTTCATGGGGAACGCTTCAGCAGTCGGGCGGAGGAATTTCCACATTTCATGAATTGTGGCAGTTGCAGTGGCACCCCGAATTTGCAGTGGACCTGATCGATGCCAATGTCTGGGGAACTACAGTTGAATCGGCTGCGTCATCCCGAATCCTTGATCTCGCAAACTCTGCCTCAACGTTGAGTGCGCTGACTCAGTCACTCGACGCCGCCATCCTCGCCGACCTTCAGGAATCCATTCCCGGTCTCATCGAACTCATTCGAAGCAAGTCCGCTGTCGGCAGCGATGTCGTCCATTTAATGGAAGCAGTCGGCCCGCTGGCGAATATTTCACGTTACAGCGACGTACGAGGCACACAGTGCTCGGCGGTGCTTCCACTTCTCAAAGAAATGCTGACACGCATCTTGATTGGTTTGCCGAGCGCATGTCAGTCGACGGACGATGACGCAGCAGAAGCTGTTCAAAAAGGCATCCTCTCCACTCAAGCTGCTCTCGACTTGATTCAGGATGCCGAACTCACCGAAGAATGGAACCAACGTTTGTCGCGTATCTTAAACTCGAGTGCACACGGGCTCCTCAGAGGATCAGTCTGCAGACTGTTAATCGAACGCAAGATCCTCAACACCGAAGAGCTTAATCGAATTACATCGCTGGAACTTTCACCCGCCACGCCGACGCGGACAGCTGCGAATTGGCTGATTGGCTTATTGCAAGGGAGCGGGCTCGTGCTGCTTCATATGGATGATTTATGGCGAAGCCTCGATCAATGGTTGATGCTGCTGAATGAAGAGGTCTTCGATGAACTTCTGCCGATCCTTAGAAGAGCATTCAGCGATTTCACCGGTCCCGAACGCCGACAGATGGCGGAGAAGATTCGAACTTTCGACCTAACAGCGACGTCTCGCAAAACATCTAACACACTTGCGACCGAGAAAGCCATTCACTCCGAACGTGCGAGTCTGGTCATTCCAATCCTGTCTGAAATCCTGGGAGTCAAGAATGACTGATAACTCATCAAAAGAACGATCGCGACGCTGGCGAATGGTCCTCGGAAAAGAGTCCGACCCACCGGACGACGCATTTCCACTCGAAGCAGAAGACAAAGGCCGCGACGACGTTCTTCAGGCGCTCTACGATTCCAATCGCCAGGGCGGACTCGGAAGTTCCTGCCCGAACGTCAATCGCTGGCTCGGAGACATTCGCCAGTACTTCTCAGAATCCAACGTGAAGCTGATGCAGCGAGACGCTCTCGAACGGCTCAACCTGCATGAAATGTTGTTGCAACCGGAAACGCTCGAGCAAGTCGAGCCAGATATTCATCTCGTCGCCACGCTTCTCGCTTTGAAAAGTGTGATTCCCGCGAAGACCAAAGAGACAGCCCGGCAGGTTGTTAGAAAAGTCGTTGAGGAAGTCGAAAAGAAAATCCGCCAGCCGATGGTTGAGGCTGTGCGAGGCGCCTTTCATCGTGCCACTCGAAACAATCGCCCCAAGCCCAATGAAATCGACTGGAACCGGACGATTAAACGGAACCTCAAGAACTTTCTTCCGGAACAAAAGGCAATCATCCCCGAAAAGCTGGTCGGCTACGGACGTCGAAGATCGGCCATGCGAGATCTTATTCTGTGCGTCGACCAGAGTGGATCGATGGCCACTTCGGTCGTCTACTCCAGCTTGTTCGCATCCGTCCTCGCGTCGATTCACTCGCTCCGCACAAACCTGGTTGTCTTCGATACCGAAGTCGTCGACCTCAGCGAACTCCTGCAAGATCCGGTCGACACTCTCTTCGGAGCTCAATTAGGAGGAGGAACCGACATTAATCGAGCGGTGGCTTATTGCCAGTCGCTGATACAGCGTCCTCAACAGACGGTAATGATTCTAATCACCGACCTTTACGAAGGAGGAAACGCAAACGAGTTGCTTCAACGGATTGCTCGCATCGTACATTCGGGCGTCAACCTCGTCTGCCTGCTCGCGTTGAACGATGAGGGAGCCCCCTCTTTCGATGACCATCTTTCGCGGGCGCTCGCTTCGCTGGGCGTGCCTGCCTTCGCTTGCACTCCCGATCATTTCCCTGACCTGATCGCTGCTGCGATCGATCGCAAAGACCTCACACAGTGGGCTGCCAATCACGATCTGATCACTCACGGAGATTTCCATTCTCAACAGAACCCATCGTAACGGCCTCTTCGCTTGTAGATCATTCACCTCCCGACGAAACTGTTCTCCGAATCTTTGCTTCCTTGCAGTTGAATACTTGAAAGCCATTTAAATGTCCCGCCCGCAGCTTCCCAGCATCTATCAGATCAACTCACCTGAGCGAATTGACAGCCCTTCGCTTATCGTCTTTCAAGAATTGCTCGACCAAAACTTGAACGCCATGATCGAAATGGCGCAGCAACCAGAGCGACTGAGGCCCCACTGCAAAACACATAAGATGAGCACCATCATCAAGAACGAGCTTCAGCGAGGCATTCGCAAACACAAAGCTGCGACTTTCGCCGAAGCCGAAATGCTCGCCATTGCCGGTGTGGAAGACGTCTTCCTCGCTTACAACCTGATCGGCCCTGCGATCGATCGTGCGATTGCTTTTCGAAAGAAATTCCCCAACGTTCGACTCAGTGTGACAGCCGACGATTTAACACAGATCGAAGCTCTCAGCCGAGCAATGGAAGCAGCTGGCACTTCGATTGATGTTGTTCTCGACATCAACCCCGGCCGCGATCGAACTGGTTTGCCGCTCGGAGAAAGTGCGAAAATCGCCTACGCCAAAATCTCAAAGGCTCCCGGACTCCGCGCAGCTGGGCTGCATCTTTACGATGGTCACCTCAAAATCTCCAATCTCGACGAACGGAAATCTGCTGTTAAGAATTACTGGCAATCAGTCAGCGAGTTCCGCGACAGCTTGCAGGCGGACGGTTTCCCCGTCGAGAAAGTCATCTGCGGTGGAACTCCCACATTCCCTGCTTATACTGAAATCGATGATGACTGCATCGAACTCAGCCCGGGAACCTGTGTCTATCATGATGCTGGATACGGTGAGAACTTTCCCGACCTCGACATGTTCACCCCCGCTGCTCTTGTCATGACCCGAGTCATCAGCCGCCCGACCGCGAATCGCATCACATTCGATCTCGGCACAAAGGCCATTGCTTCCGATCCGGCGATGGGTGAACGAGCCATTTTCCCAGCCATCCCCGACGGCGTTCAAGTCCTTCAAAACGAAGAGCACCTGGTGATCGAGACCGACTCCGCCGAGCAATGGAAAACCGGGGACTGGACCCTCGCCATCCCCCGCCACGTCTGCCCCACATCCGTCCTTTACCCAGCAGCCATCATCATTTCCAAAGGCGAACAAATCGACGAATGGCCAATCGAAGCCCGCGACCGCCGCCTCACCATTTAATCGCCATTGCTAACTTTTTCACTCTCAACTCCAGTTACGAAAGGCTAGGTGGCATTGCAGAATGAAATTGAATGCGGGATCGGATTTTCCGATTTCGATTGAGCGGCATTCCGTTCCGACTCTTAGGTTCTCGATGACGAGGTCAACTCAAGACTGTTCGACTGACCCGTGTCAACATGCCCACGCGAGCGAAGGCATGGCACCCGCGCTGGAACGACTCACAGCGATCAATGAATTTCGATGACATGAATGAATCGGTTGGAGAATGAAAGTTCGTCAGGCACAGCCTGACCTACGTCTACTCGAATTTCTGATTTGACCTGAGCAGCATACCCACACAAGCGAGGGTATGGCGCTCGTGCTGTCACGACTTCCACCGAAGTTGTGTCTCCCCCATTGAGAACCCACTGGCACCGCCGGCCAATTCAGCAGTGGCACCCGGGGTGTTGGAAAGACGCACAGACATAAATGAGATCGGTTGGGGAATGAATGGTCGTCAGGCACAGCCTGACCTACGTGACTGTGGACGACGTGGGTGCGTTTGGTTCTCGTAGCGGAAGCACGTTTCGTGGCCGTGGGCCGCTCGATTCTTCAGACTTGGACATCGCAATCAAGGATTTCAGCGGACTCAAAGGCAGCCGACACTACGACAAAGTGAAAGCAAAGCTGAAGTCTATCGCCGATGACTTTTACAACGAAACCGGCATCCGTGTGGAGCTTCATCTAAAGTCGGCTTACAATCCAATCGTTTGGAAAGAGAAAATTGGATTTTGAGGACTAGCAATGAGCAACGAATTGACAATCCAAGTTGACGGCCAACATGCTTCTCCAAGCGAAATTGTTCTGCATTTTCAGGCCGATCCGTTTCCAGGAGGACATCGATATGAAATGGTAATACCTCGAAAGGCCATAAGCGGCGAGCTATGGGAGTACACAAAGTTTGAAGATACCAAGAATCCTTCAGAGGATCAGGCACGGAATTGGTTTTATTGGATTCCAAGCCTTTTGCAGCGGCAGGATGAGGCGGCAAGAGCTAAATTCGTATTGAATAACGTCCAACATATCAGAGTTAGTCACGATGAAGTGTTGCTGTGCGGAGATTGCTCCCCATTCGTCACGACGGATTGAACGTCATCGTGCTGGTATCTACGCTTGGGCTGCCCCATTCCCGTGCGTGCGTGAGCGATTCGCCGTGTCATTTCGCGGGTGAACTTCGGTCAGGTTTGGTTAGCAAGGTAGGTCAGGCTGTGCCTGACGATGATAGATCGCTGATCTTTCTGTTGTTCTCTGACCATTTGAAACGAGGCTGAGCATTCGTTCGGTTGTGCTCGCGATCGGATTCTGTGTGTCGTAAACTGTCGTGACGGCGAATTATCGACGTGCTGATGTTCCGGGTGGGATGTTCTTCTTTACGGTCGTGACTGATCGTCGCCAACCGATCTTTCGTTGCCAATCGGCTCGGTCCCTGCTGGGCGATTGTCTGCGTCAATGTCGTACTAGATGGACTTTCGAGATCATGGCAATCGTGTTGCTGCCAGATCACCTGCATGCGATCTGGTCGCTTCCTAGTGGAGATTCGAACTATTCTGTCCGCTGGTCGTGGATCAAGAAGGAATTTTCAAAGCGGTGGCTCGGAGCGGGTCATCACGAATACGAGATTTCAGCAGCTCGCCGAAGAGAAGGTCGTCGCGGCGTGTGGCAACCAAGATTTTGGGAACACACAATCAAATCCGACGACGATTATGAGAGACATTTTGACTACATTCACTACAACCCGGTGAAACACGGATTCGTTCGCTGTCCACATGAATGGCCTCATTCGAGCTTTCATCGCTGGGTCAAACAAGGCGTTTACCCCTGGCACTGGGCGTGCTGGAACGACTCACAGCGATCAATGAATTTCGATGACATGAATGAATCGGTTGGAGAATGAAAGTTCGTCAGGCACAGCCTGACCTACGTCTACTGGAAACAAGACTGTACTTTCAGCCGCTGAGCAAGCGGCCAATCGTGGCGAGACAATTATTGCCTTCGGTCAACCCAGCCAAAGGCTTAATTCCAACAATCAGAATGTATTATCTGATCTTGATATCGTGACAGACTCTAAAATCTACGAAGTGAAGTCCTCAATTTCCACAAGTGCGGCAAATCGAGATACTTTGACTCGGCAGTTGGTAATGACATCAAGTTACGCAACTGCAACCGGGAAAAGTCCAGTATTGCTCGTACTCGACAGTGCAGAGACAACCGCTCGCCAATTCCTTGATGGCAATGGATTCGTCGAATTCGTCTTAGAGACCACAACTCCATAGTAACATTGTTTCACAACGTTCTGTCGATGTCTCTTGTGTCAGTGAATCTGTGCATTTTTAAAATTCAAGAAGTGTGATGTCTGATCCATTGTCTCTTACTGTGGTGTTTGATCACATGTTGACGCAAGAAGCTGCCGAACAGATTATTGACACTATAGTGAAAGCTTTGAATAGATCCTGGGGATTGGATGAATTCTCTGAAGAAACTCGGCGAAATCCACCACACCTTCTCGATAGCGAAGGAATTTCCCATCTGTTGCAGAAATTCAATGCGAACAGCAATGCTCGTATTTGTTTCGATGCAGGGTTTCGTGTTTCTCCAAGCACCGAGATTAACTATGTGTTTATGATAGGAGAAGAGTATGTTCCAGGGCGATTCTATTTTGACATCAGTGTTTTGACGCACAAGGCGACATATGAAGACTCTTGGCCGGAAAATGCGGCGATCCTGGTTGAAATGTTTGAGGAAGTGTGCGAGCTGTTCCCAGTCGTTGACAAAAACATGAATCAATACATTCTTGAATCCGCCGGAAAAGTGTGATCGTCCCATTGAATGAACATTTCTATATCAAAATCGTTTGGGATGTCGTACCTGACGTCATGAATGTGACGAAAGCAAGGTAGGTCAGGCTGTGCCTGACGATGATAGATCGCTGATCTTTCTGTTGTTCTCTGACCATTTGAAACGAGGCTGATCGTTGTGCTCGCGATCGGATTCTGTGTGTCGTAAACTGTCGTGATGGCGAATTATCGACGTGCTGATGTTCTGGGTGGGATGTTCTTTTTCACGGTCGTGACTGATCGTCGCCAACAGATCTCTCGTCACCAATCGGCCTGGGTGCCATGCCCACGCGAGCGAGGGCACCCAGGCTAACTTTTCCTCTCTCAACTCCACCTACGAAAGCGACTCTCACACGCACAATTCACCACACCTATCTCCCGAATATTATTCTGTGATGATTCCAAGAGGCATTACCATGGCAGACGTAGGTGGAAAATTGATCTTCCTTTCGTGGCTGCTTCTCGGCGTGTTCGCAGCTTACTCTTGCTTCTGCCGAGGTCAAAAACGCGGAAGAGTCCTTCTGGTACTTTGGCTAGCCGTTGGACTCATGGGAGTGTATGCCATCGTTGTTGGAGAAACGATTCGCGAACACCATCGACAACAACAGATGAGGCAGTCTTTTAAAAGGATCATGACTGAAGTGAGTAATCCAACTGACAGCCTACTTGACAAAGGGCTCTAACCATTGTCGAAACTATACATATCTGCTGTATGGAGGTGATTGTGGATCGCGGGGTCGATTTCGAAGTGCGAATTCAACGCAGGGCATTCGTCGGGACTTTTTTTGGGTTGCGTCGTCTTTTTAGTCCTGCTGTATGTGAATCGCGAAAACATGAGTTCGCTTGGCATGGATGAACAACTTCTGATCGCGTTGTTGCTGGGCATCGTAACATTGGGACTTGGTACGCTACTGCTCTTGAGGCCTGTTGTGATTTCACTCCGGGACGATATCGTCAGATTTCGAAAATCGCTATTGCATCCACGTTTTGTTGTGTGCTCATCGAAAGACATCGTCGGTGTTGAAGTCGATTGGCTGCAAAACACATCACGGTGCGATGTCATCTTAAGTACGGCGACGATCAAGCATCGAGTCTCAGTACTCTACGCTGAAATGAATCCGTACGAGATTAAAGACTTACTGATTCGCAACGGTGTCGGAGGTCTTAAGAAATGAGGTCGAGGAACTATCTGTCGAAGACTTAGCTGCGTGGTCTGGCCGACGTCGGCTGGGCGCCAAAGACACAAGATGTCTTTAACATGTGGCTAGGTGGCATTGCAGAAAGAACTTGGATACGGGGTCGGATGTTCCGATTTCGATTGAGCCGCATTCCGTTCCGACTCTTACGGTTCTCGAAGACGAGCTCAACTCAAGACTGTTCGACTGCCCCGTATCAACATGCCCACGCAAGCGAGGGCATGGCACCCGCGCCGTTGTCGGCCGGGCCATCCTGCGCGCTTACCCGGCGGGGCGAACCAATTTGAGAGGTCGTTGACGTTTCCTTACATAGCTGAGGAAGCTGAAACTTCCTAACCCGATCAATGCGAAAGACGATGGTTCCGGGACAACCTTGGATTGAAATCGATTGTTCACGATACCAGCATCAATGGAGTCAACCGAATAGACTTCTGATGCATTCGGTCCCTGAATCGTGAAAACGTCTCCAAATCTCGTCAGGTTGAACGTGCTGCCAAAGTCAATCGTCGAACGTGTCAGGTCATATCCTTGACTTGTCGTCAACGAAAAGAACATGGTGACGGGAACGTTGACCGGGACTTGGATCGCACCGGTTGAAACTGACTGGACGTTTCCACTCGCAGAAAAGCCACTAAGCATTCCATCGCGGAGCACAGGTGGATTGGATGGGTTAAGGCTTTCCGAATATGTTCCGCGTGAAAAAGTGAACTGGCTTCCAGCGTCGACTTGAATGCTTGAGGTGAGGGACTGTCCGGGATCGATCGTCCCACTCAAATCGAGATTCATAATAACGTCGACGGGCGAGCTGCCCGTTGAACTGAAAATTGTGTCAAATTGGAATTTTGCTGTCACCTCCTGCCGTTGAGGTGCGTAGAGCCCATTATTGTAAGTCTCCGCGTGGATTCCGATTGAACCCTGGTTGACATTCACTTGAACTTCGCCGTGGTTTCTTTCTCGAAAATCAGTGAAGCCCGCGAATTCATAGTTGATTGGAGTGCTTCTGGGG
This DNA window, taken from Thalassoglobus sp. JC818, encodes the following:
- a CDS encoding DUF5682 family protein — translated: MNRIQVFGIRHHGPGCARSLLSAFQEWGPDVVLMEGPADAEPSLELIQTGEVIPPVAMLVYPKQQPRRSISYPFAVFSPEWQALQWANEQSVPVRLIDLPMSHRLALDEAESSPDQPEDDQEQAGDDSTESEPAWRADPIAILSNAAGYSDPELWWDEQIERRQDARQLFEAIQEAMRSVRDEFPETREADLLREAFMRKTIRRALKEDFQRIAIVCGAWHCPVLDEDALKGKVPGCRVKDDQARLKGLPKLKTTSTWIPWTYDRLAYRSGYGAGIRSPGWYEHVWNYGDHAPRSWLTNAARLLRRKEFDAAPANIVEALRLAESLAAIRERPSAGLAELNESILAVLCHGNTAPLQLIREELEIGDRLGSVPIETPTVPLAEDLARLQKSLRLKPTVEKKIVDLDLRKPIGLQRSQLLNRLNILGISWGTLQQSGGGISTFHELWQLQWHPEFAVDLIDANVWGTTVESAASSRILDLANSASTLSALTQSLDAAILADLQESIPGLIELIRSKSAVGSDVVHLMEAVGPLANISRYSDVRGTQCSAVLPLLKEMLTRILIGLPSACQSTDDDAAEAVQKGILSTQAALDLIQDAELTEEWNQRLSRILNSSAHGLLRGSVCRLLIERKILNTEELNRITSLELSPATPTRTAANWLIGLLQGSGLVLLHMDDLWRSLDQWLMLLNEEVFDELLPILRRAFSDFTGPERRQMAEKIRTFDLTATSRKTSNTLATEKAIHSERASLVIPILSEILGVKND
- a CDS encoding VWA domain-containing protein, which codes for MTDNSSKERSRRWRMVLGKESDPPDDAFPLEAEDKGRDDVLQALYDSNRQGGLGSSCPNVNRWLGDIRQYFSESNVKLMQRDALERLNLHEMLLQPETLEQVEPDIHLVATLLALKSVIPAKTKETARQVVRKVVEEVEKKIRQPMVEAVRGAFHRATRNNRPKPNEIDWNRTIKRNLKNFLPEQKAIIPEKLVGYGRRRSAMRDLILCVDQSGSMATSVVYSSLFASVLASIHSLRTNLVVFDTEVVDLSELLQDPVDTLFGAQLGGGTDINRAVAYCQSLIQRPQQTVMILITDLYEGGNANELLQRIARIVHSGVNLVCLLALNDEGAPSFDDHLSRALASLGVPAFACTPDHFPDLIAAAIDRKDLTQWAANHDLITHGDFHSQQNPS
- a CDS encoding D-TA family PLP-dependent enzyme encodes the protein MSRPQLPSIYQINSPERIDSPSLIVFQELLDQNLNAMIEMAQQPERLRPHCKTHKMSTIIKNELQRGIRKHKAATFAEAEMLAIAGVEDVFLAYNLIGPAIDRAIAFRKKFPNVRLSVTADDLTQIEALSRAMEAAGTSIDVVLDINPGRDRTGLPLGESAKIAYAKISKAPGLRAAGLHLYDGHLKISNLDERKSAVKNYWQSVSEFRDSLQADGFPVEKVICGGTPTFPAYTEIDDDCIELSPGTCVYHDAGYGENFPDLDMFTPAALVMTRVISRPTANRITFDLGTKAIASDPAMGERAIFPAIPDGVQVLQNEEHLVIETDSAEQWKTGDWTLAIPRHVCPTSVLYPAAIIISKGEQIDEWPIEARDRRLTI
- a CDS encoding transposase, with the protein product MFFFTVVTDRRQPIFRCQSARSLLGDCLRQCRTRWTFEIMAIVLLPDHLHAIWSLPSGDSNYSVRWSWIKKEFSKRWLGAGHHEYEISAARRREGRRGVWQPRFWEHTIKSDDDYERHFDYIHYNPVKHGFVRCPHEWPHSSFHRWVKQGVYPWHWACWNDSQRSMNFDDMNESVGE
- a CDS encoding PEP-CTERM sorting domain-containing protein → MKTAVALFVVATLSRHVEAGVQYSMVHNSDAYATTGPIDVIGPRSTPINYEFAGFTDFRERNHGEVQVNVNQGSIGIHAETYNNGLYAPQRQEVTAKFQFDTIFSSTGSSPVDVIMNLDLSGTIDPGQSLTSSIQVDAGSQFTFSRGTYSESLNPSNPPVLRDGMLSGFSASGNVQSVSTGAIQVPVNVPVTMFFSLTTSQGYDLTRSTIDFGSTFNLTRFGDVFTIQGPNASEVYSVDSIDAGIVNNRFQSKVVPEPSSFALIGLGSFSFLSYVRKRQRPLKLVRPAG